One region of Gammaproteobacteria bacterium genomic DNA includes:
- a CDS encoding SelT/SelW/SelH family protein → MGVPRLEIEYCTQCGFILRAGWMAQELLMTFATELGEVALVPGREGVFDVRLDGDIVFSRKVAKRFPDSKEIKQLVRDRIAPGKDLGHSDRN, encoded by the coding sequence ATGGGTGTGCCAAGGCTTGAAATCGAGTACTGCACACAGTGTGGGTTTATTCTCCGGGCAGGCTGGATGGCGCAGGAGTTATTGATGACGTTTGCGACTGAGCTCGGGGAGGTGGCCCTGGTGCCTGGCCGTGAAGGGGTCTTTGATGTGCGCCTTGATGGCGACATCGTCTTTTCCCGCAAAGTCGCGAAACGTTTCCCAGACTCCAAGGAAATCAAACAGTTGGTGCGGGATCGGATCGCCCCGGGCAAAGATTTGGGGCACAGCGATCGGAACTAA
- the ggt gene encoding gamma-glutamyltransferase: protein MKSRGVIAAGHEKTVEAAAIILRDGGNAFDAVLAALFTACVSESVLASLGGGGFLLCHTRDEQNVVYDFFTQTPNQKRNGAECHFYPIHADFGTVKQEFHIGMGSIATPGTVKGIFSIHRDLCTLPITKIVEPAIMLARQGVRVNALQALIYRIIEKIYLSTNGARAVFSSKVSDGHLPFEDEVMRYPELADTLELLVLEGEPLFYEGEIAQFLVRDCHENGGHLTADDLRGYRVHKRKPLDITYRNTRLLTNPPPSFGGILMGFSLKLLEQCDLRALGFGSVPYLQLLASTMASTNKARIESKLAETIESTGAESLLNEKLLRRYRHDILERASCQRGTTHISVIDANGNMASLTVSNGEGCGYVVPGTGIMLNNMLGEEDINPRGFDSWPVNSRMSSMMSPTLAFTDKSDVIVTGSGGSNRIRTALLQVLINLIDFDMTVEDAVEGPRIHFEDGMLNVEYGFDPTEIDELVASFPNHKAWKEKNIFFGGTHTAAYNLQSKTLSGAGDPRRGGICAVIT, encoded by the coding sequence ATGAAATCTAGAGGCGTTATCGCTGCTGGCCACGAGAAAACGGTTGAGGCGGCGGCAATTATTTTGCGTGACGGCGGTAACGCATTTGATGCAGTCCTCGCCGCCCTATTTACTGCATGCGTATCGGAGTCAGTGCTCGCATCACTCGGGGGTGGTGGATTCTTACTTTGTCACACGCGTGATGAACAAAACGTTGTCTACGACTTTTTCACACAAACGCCGAATCAGAAACGAAACGGGGCCGAGTGCCATTTCTATCCGATACACGCAGATTTTGGTACCGTCAAACAGGAATTCCATATCGGTATGGGATCCATCGCAACACCCGGAACCGTAAAGGGCATATTTAGCATCCACCGGGATCTTTGCACCCTGCCGATTACTAAGATCGTCGAACCCGCCATCATGCTTGCCCGTCAAGGCGTTCGGGTCAATGCGTTGCAAGCATTGATCTATCGCATCATTGAGAAGATCTATCTATCCACGAACGGTGCCAGAGCAGTTTTTTCCAGCAAGGTTAGCGATGGTCATCTCCCATTCGAGGATGAGGTTATGCGTTATCCCGAGCTGGCCGATACGCTGGAATTGCTCGTATTAGAAGGAGAACCACTTTTCTATGAAGGCGAGATCGCCCAATTTCTCGTGCGCGATTGCCATGAGAACGGGGGGCATCTTACAGCTGATGATCTTAGGGGGTATCGCGTACATAAGCGCAAGCCTCTTGATATCACATATCGAAACACTCGATTGCTGACTAATCCACCGCCGTCATTCGGCGGAATCCTGATGGGATTCTCGCTTAAGCTTCTTGAACAATGCGACCTCCGTGCGCTTGGCTTTGGCTCTGTTCCCTACCTTCAATTGTTGGCATCGACGATGGCTTCGACCAATAAAGCACGGATTGAAAGCAAGTTGGCCGAGACGATTGAAAGCACCGGTGCAGAAAGTTTGTTAAATGAAAAACTCTTACGACGCTATCGCCATGACATCCTAGAGCGAGCAAGCTGCCAGAGAGGAACAACCCATATCAGTGTGATCGACGCCAACGGAAACATGGCTAGTCTAACCGTATCAAATGGTGAAGGTTGCGGTTACGTAGTCCCAGGTACCGGCATCATGTTAAACAACATGCTCGGCGAGGAAGATATCAATCCCCGGGGATTTGATTCATGGCCAGTGAATTCCCGGATGTCATCGATGATGTCACCAACCCTAGCATTCACCGACAAAAGCGACGTTATTGTCACAGGTTCCGGTGGCTCGAACAGGATACGAACTGCCTTGTTACAGGTATTAATTAATTTGATCGATTTCGATATGACTGTTGAAGACGCAGTCGAGGGTCCGCGCATCCACTTTGAGGACGGGATGCTTAACGTTGAATATGGATTCGATCCCACGGAAATCGATGAACTCGTCGCCTCATTTCCCAATCACAAGGCGTGGAAAGAAAAGAATATATTTTTCGGTGGCACCCATACGGCCGCGTATAACCTACAAAGTAAGACGTTGAGCGGAGCCGGTGACCCGCGTCGGGGTGGTATTTGCGCAGTAATCACTTAG